In Pyrus communis chromosome 1, drPyrComm1.1, whole genome shotgun sequence, the following are encoded in one genomic region:
- the LOC137743803 gene encoding uncharacterized protein, giving the protein MKWSPWPSGGTKRFQVKVSQLKLQGFNFEKEKDSVGVIEVKWKGSKPGGPGVLVPFYGRRSSRQPKNYTSQRFLSRQVIEWDDEFQGLCNFGSKQGGNFSPWDLTFTLLHGESAEQKSNMAVFGTVSLNLAELASTMESQIQRKLSVTLKMEGTTPSEATLLVCLSFAEVRNLHDSAALGQDSTESDKGKLVRRVSYFRSFRKSSNERKSREDRGMSDRDESFLSDSEGSPGNGLVNSGVNADLSSKGESGSVLSHETQFDSGQKSWLSRKRKWLNGRPPRRKVEPFVEKTSRDNAVQISVDNNLSDSIKISNCTAERSSQSDHEHGKCTTNCWEEREVESRDGQAKLKTNAFFASFDQRSEKAAGESACTALVALIAHWLHSHQHSMPTRSKFDSLITQGSSEWQKLCSNETYINLFPNKHFDLETVLEADLRPLGVSPEKSFIGFFSPEKFESLKGLMSFDDIWNEIDKNRELYEPRIYIVSWNDHFFVLKVEADAYYIIDSLGERLFEGCNQAYILKFDNSSIMHGKTEKAEDDSEERLEVICSGKECCRQFIKRFLAAIPLKELEEEEEKSAVPILPLHRRLQIEFHYTSCPSSSSSSFSSSLSTSATSSTYSLSSGED; this is encoded by the exons ATGAAGTGGTCGCCGTGGCCGTCAGGCGGAACAAAGAGGTTTCAAGTGAAGGTGAGCCAGCTGAAGCTGCAAGGGTTTAATTTTGAGAAGGAGAAGGATAGTGTTGGTGTGATTGAGGTGAAATGGAAAGGGTCTAAGCCTGGAGGGCCTGGAGTTTTGGTTCCATTCTATGGAAGAAGATCGTCGAGGCAGCCGAAAAACTACACCAGCCAGAGATTTTTGAGTCGTCAAGTCATTGAATGGGATGATGAATTTCAGGGCCTCTGTAATTTTGGGTCGAAGCAAGGTGGGAACTTTAGTCCCTGGGATTTGACTTTTACCCTGTTACAC GGAGAGAGTGCGGAGCAAAAGAGTAATATGGCGGTTTTTGGGACGGTTTCGTTGAACCTAGCAGAATTGGCATCGACAATGGAGTCTCAGATTCAGAGGAAGCTCTCTGTTACTTTGAAAATGGAGGGGACGACTCCCAGCGAAGCTACCCTTTTG GTTTGTCTAAGCTTTGCTGAGGTGAGAAACTTGCATGACTCGGCAGCACTCGGTCAAGACTCGACCGAGTCAGACAAGGGCAAGTTGGTTCGAAGAGTAAGCTACTTCAGGAGCTTTAGGAAGTCAAGCAATGAGAGGAAGAGTCGTGAGGACCGAGGCATGAGTGACCGGGACGAGTCATTCTTGTCCGACTCAGAAGGGTCACCGGGGAATGGACTCGTTAACAGTGGTGTCAATGCAGATTTGAGTTCAAAGGGAGAGTCAGGATCGGTCCTGAGTCATGAGACTCAGTTTGACTCGGGGCAGAAGAGTTGGCTCTCGAGGAAGAGGAAGTGGTTGAATGGAAGACCACCTAGGAGAAAAGTGGAGCCCTTTGTTGAGAAGACTAGTAGGGACAATGCAGTGCAAATTTCCGTTGACAACAATCTCAGTGATTCTATAAAG ATATCAAATTGTACTGCTGAACGTTCTTCACAATCAGATCATGAGCATGGAAAATGCACCACAAATTGCTGGGAAGAAAGGGAAGTAGAAAGCAGAGATGGGCAAGCAAAGCTCAAAACCAATGCGTTTTTTGCGTCCTTTGATCAACGGAGTGAAAAGGCCGCCGGAGAGAGTGCCTGCACAGCCCTTGTTGCGCTCATTGCACACTGGCTGCATTCGCACCAACACTCAATGCCTACAAGATCCAAATTCGACAGCCTCATCACACAAGGTTCCTCAGAGTGGCAAAAACTCTGCAGCAACGAGACCTACATAAACCTATTTCCCAACAAACACTTCGACCTTGAAACGGTTTTGGAAGCTGATCTTAGACCTCTTGGTGTCTCGCCTGAGAAATCCTTTATCGGATTCTTCAGCCCGGAGAAGTTCGAGAGCTTGAAGGGACTCATGTCATTCGACGACATATGGAATGAGATAGATAAAAACAGAGAGCTTTACGAACCGAGGATATACATAGTAAGTTGGAACGACCACTTTTTCGTGCTGAAGGTTGAAGCCGATGCATACTATATCATTGACTCTTTGGGTGAGAGGCTCTTTGAGGGGTGTAACCAGGCATACATACTAAAATTCGACAATTCGAGCATCATGCATGGGAAAACAGAGAAAGCAGAGGATGATTCAGAGGAAAGATTAGAAGTAATATGCAGTGGAAAAGAGTGTTGTAGACAGTTCATTAAAAGATTTCTTGCTGCCATACCACTTAAGGAgcttgaggaggaagaggaaaagagtgcaGTTCCTATTTTACCTCTTCACCGGCGTTTGCAGATCGAGTTCCACTACACCTCCtgcccctcctcctcctcctcctccttctcctcttcTTTGTCGACCTCTGCTACTTCTTCCACTTACTCTCTCTCATCAGGTGAAGACTAG